Below is a genomic region from Bacillales bacterium.
GCATAAAACGTTTACCGGTCCGCACGGCGGCGGCGGCCCCGGTTCCGGCCCTGTCGGCGTGAAGTCGGATCTCGTCCCATTTTTGCCGAAACCGGTACTCGTGAAGGCCGATGAAAGCTATCATCTCGATTACGACCGCCCGCAATCGATCGGTCGCGTAAAGCCGTATTTCGGTAACTTCGGTATCAACGTGCGTGCGTACACGTACATCCGTACGATGGGCGAAGAAGGGTTGCGCAAAGTTTCCGAATACGCAGTGTTGAACGCCAACTATATGATGCGCCGTCTTGAGCCGTATTTTGACTTGCCTTTTGCCCGTCATTGCAAACATGAATTTGTCTTGTCCGGCAAACGCCAGAAGAAGCTCGGGGTACGTACACTCGACATGGCGAAACGGCTGCTTGATTTCGGCTTTCATCCGCCGACGATTTATTTCCCGACGATCGTCGATGAATGCATGATGATCGAGCCGACGGAGACGGAGTCGAAAGAAACTCTTGATTCGTTCATTGACGCGATGATTCAAATCGCGGAGGAAGTTGAAAACCACCCTGAAATCGTCCAAGAAGCCCCTCATCACACGAAAGTGAGCCGTCTTGACGAAACGAGCGCCGCGCGGAATCCGATTTTGCGCTATGAAGCGTAATGATCGTTTGCATGAAAAAAGTGACCCCCGAATCTTCATCCTTTTTCGGAGGTCACTTTACTTTTATCCTTTTTTCACTTTGCCGCTCCATTTTTTGAATCCGCCTTTCAACTGATACAGGTCGGTATAGCCCTTCTTTTTCAAAAATGCGGCCGTCCTCGCGCTGCGTACGCCGTTTTGATCGTACAAATAAACCGGCTTGTCTTTGCGAAGTTCCTTGTAGCGCATGCGAAGTTGAGACATCGGCAAGTTTCTGGCGCCGAGAATGTGTCCGTTCTTAAATTCGTCCGGTTCCCGCACGTCGATGAGCTGCGACTTCCGGTACCCTTGTTTGAACGCTTCTTCTTCCAATGTCGTTAAATATTTTTTTTGCATGAGTTGCCTGACGATGAAGTAGGCCAATAAAGCCGCCAACACTCCGAGAACAAAATACATCCGTTCCACCCCTAACTTGTCTGCTAGTATCGATTATAAAAGCGCAGCAGAGAAGAATCAATCATTCTTCTCTCATCCTTAGCAAATGATTGAATGCAACTGTTAAATTTGTCGAAAAAACGTCGGTTGCGGCATCATTTCTCACGTTTTCATTGAAAAACGAAGGATATCGCCCGTTTTTATAGTTGACAACCATACGAATGTTTGCTCGAATATACAATATATAGTGTTATTTTTTGTAGACAGCACACAATATATTGTGATATGATCGGATCAACGACGTACATATCAAATTCGTCAAAGAGGGAGGAGATTCATGTGGAAACGACTCTTGC
It encodes:
- a CDS encoding rhodanese-like domain-containing protein — translated: MYFVLGVLAALLAYFIVRQLMQKKYLTTLEEEAFKQGYRKSQLIDVREPDEFKNGHILGARNLPMSQLRMRYKELRKDKPVYLYDQNGVRSARTAAFLKKKGYTDLYQLKGGFKKWSGKVKKG